TTTATATTGTAGAACAAATGAAGGCAAAAATAAAATAGAGTCACCATAAACAACCAACTTCCCATCGGAAGTTGGTTGTTTTAATCTATATTCCCATCAATGAATTCATGTTCTGGGAGAAGTTCTGACAATAACACAGGTGTTGCCTTTTTTTTGTATTTTGGCAAGAACTGTTTTAAAACAGAAACCATGACGGGTCCAGAAATACCAACATGACCAATAGCGACCAAATCCTTCTCTGTTTGTAATCGTTTCTCTAATAGATTCGCTTGTTTCGTAATGTGGCTCTTTGTATATAAATGATCAAAGAATAGCTTATTTTCCAAGTAAGGAACCCCTAGTTCCGAGGCAACTTCTGAAATAACAGATTTGCTTGTTGTTTTGCTATCTAAATAATAGAGACCATTTTTTTTACATTCTTCCAAAACGATTCTCATAACACGCTTATTAGCTGTTGCTTTCGATCCCATATGATGATTCATCCCAACTGCATGTGGAACTTGATCGATGGCTTTTCTCACACGGGATCTTATTTCTTGGTCACTTAAACTTGTTGTAATCGCCCCAGGACCTAACCAGCTAACTTTCCCTGAATTGGGTTCCATTGGCATATGAATAATCACTTCATGACCGTACCGATGAGCTGTTTTAGCATCTTTAAGAGTAGAGGGCATAAATGGCATGATGGCGACTGTTAATGATACTGGTAACTTCAGCATTTCCTCAGTCCCTTTCATGTTATTTCCTAAATCATCAATCACAATGGCAAATTCTTTTTTTTGTTCCTCTGCGAAGATTGGACTTGAATAAAAAAAATGTAGGCAAAAACAAACGATTAAAATTCGTAGCAACAAGTTTATTTCCCTTCTTTCAATAGAATGAAAAGATGAATGTTGTTTTTATGTTGTCCAATTTGTCCAAATTATTGTATTAGAGGTTGTTCAAAAAGTCCTAAAAAAATGTCGGTTGAATAACTTTGTTGGTTTGCTTTTCCGACACTCCGACGCCAGGATTGGCTAGCACGGGCATTGTCCCTAAGATGGGGACGTTCTTAGCCCGTGAACCATACTGTACGTACACTGTGAGTGCTCAAAGCTACACCGCCTCGTTCTCCAGCGTCCTTTTTTCCCTACTTTTTGAACACGCACTATTAGAAAATAGGTAATGCCAAAAAACGTTCATAAAAATTTGTCTAGTTTTGCGATTGTATTTACAATATCAAAAAAACTTGTAATAATTCACAAGTATAGAAATCAGTTTTGTAAAAGAAAAGCGGAAGCGCCCGTTTAACGACGAAGGGGCTTGAGAACTTCGTATGAGATAAAGGAAACACGAAAAGCCGTAGGCTTCGATGTTGACTTATCATAAGGAGAAGAGCGAAAACTTACGAGTCGTTGGGAGCTGGAGCTAGACAAAAAGAAAAGCGGAAGCGCTTTGAACAGCAAGTAATATTGGGGAATTATTTAGAAAAAGTTGAACATCTTTTAGAAAAGGGGTTGCGTTATGGATCATAACGACAATGTTCAATTAGAAATTTTAATGAAGCGAGAGGAACTATTTAAGATAGCTGAAAGAAAGGGATTAACAAATGAGAAGACAGTGAAATGCTCTCAAGAATTAGACGAAATATTAAATAAATGTCAATTTCAGAATTTTACGCAGTTTAGTATGTTGTAAAGATTGTATAAATATTAACAATCTAAACAAGAATTCAATCCTCTTTTGATAGCCTTTTTATTTTGTAAATATGATATAGTATATAAGTCTAGAAATGTATCTGTATCTATTTATGGGAACTATAGGAGGATTATCCATGAAAGAAGTCATTTTAGTCATTGCTGATATTGTTAATCAGCTTCATGATGTGATTATTGAATTAAGTCAGCTATTAGGGTTGAATCTTACAGATAAAGAGCTACACTTTTGGGTAATTGGTCTAGTAGGTTTATTTCTTTTTGCACCCACGCAATATGTTTTTAAGAAACTAGCAAAATTAAGTATTACATCTATATCGTTCATTTACACATTCACGATACTGGTTGTAATTGTGTTTGCAATTGAAATTCAACAAAAAATAATGGACTCTGGAAATATGGAGTTTGACGATGCTGTTTTAGGCTTATGGGGATTTATTGTTATGTTTTTTGTTTGTTA
This portion of the Bacillus carboniphilus genome encodes:
- a CDS encoding divergent polysaccharide deacetylase family protein, with translation MNLLLRILIVCFCLHFFYSSPIFAEEQKKEFAIVIDDLGNNMKGTEEMLKLPVSLTVAIMPFMPSTLKDAKTAHRYGHEVIIHMPMEPNSGKVSWLGPGAITTSLSDQEIRSRVRKAIDQVPHAVGMNHHMGSKATANKRVMRIVLEECKKNGLYYLDSKTTSKSVISEVASELGVPYLENKLFFDHLYTKSHITKQANLLEKRLQTEKDLVAIGHVGISGPVMVSVLKQFLPKYKKKATPVLLSELLPEHEFIDGNID
- a CDS encoding aspartyl-phosphate phosphatase Spo0E family protein, translated to MDHNDNVQLEILMKREELFKIAERKGLTNEKTVKCSQELDEILNKCQFQNFTQFSML